The Stomoxys calcitrans chromosome 3, idStoCalc2.1, whole genome shotgun sequence genome includes a region encoding these proteins:
- the LOC131996174 gene encoding uncharacterized protein LOC131996174, with the protein MEKAEGKEIRSNIRLSEVRIPEFSGKIEDWESFHDLFKNLVHNSPHFSEVEKLYRLKAAIKGDAAQLIQHLKITDSNYEAAFELLKKRYANRRLMFTNLCDKILDQPVMNSDSAASIRRILDTTKNCVMALRGMNVSTKDAEPFIARIIVRKFDKDGLRLYEQQVRKPREIQTLDDVLEFLQQQYLALEAAGEQEVNVKRIYGNKNNMSTKFCYFCEKSGHGVIECRKMLAMTPAERKPAVAAKKICFVCLLHRTDRKCNSVVRCNKCGGNHHHYLHNGDQRSVNQQVNPTSSMVIERKQQQVLLATALVKVRAATGEFELLRAMIDQGSQITSISEEASQILGLPRIKEKTEIHGLGGTLVGVSKYKVDLVIKPRFLSKHVFNSQAMVLPTIMSQQPGKSFDIDMKQWRNCMLADPFFNKSDRIDLIIGGDIYADIMEKGQKRVSGPFSQQTKLGWIVSGALSNGISKVEKVQVAATNLERFWEVEEVEAEDQCTNDDQWCMQNFEKSTVIRDDGRLMVSLPFKADMELGESKPQAMARFLNGEKKLEKYPSLKAEYITFMREYRELGHMVQVPMEMKGKYYLPHQAVIREDSRITKVRVVFDASAKTSNQRSLNDIMHTGPKLQRDIFDIMLKWRLWKYVLTGDVEKMYRQIVVRPEDQEYQYILWRENRAEPIKQYRLTTVTYGISAAPFLAVRSLFMIGDYCKEEMVKNIIKEDFYMDDLMTGADTVKGSQHILQSVAQQLQKFNFHLRKWISNDPKITEIVENRGRNEVISIKDDESIKTLGVGWDPHMDHFRFNVSFSNPSQMTKRKVLSLVARIFDPLGWLSPITVVAKLIVQKLWLLNIDWDETIPEEILTQWLEFANHLDSLHKIKIPRWLGTSTTTKFELHGFSDASEKAYSAVIFIKCEMRVTLLTAKSKVNPIKNKKTLPKLELCGAHLLARLLNRAEKIIGRETNVFAWTDSTITLGWIQNNRSKDKFIKNKVQDINVLVPTATWRYVGTKENPADIASRGIQPHRLMDYKLWWNGPEWLREPSSHWPELPQRTAVIASTMVTTEVNFLDDIMTRYSRFSKMRRVVAYVIRFIERTRNKIKISGGLAVHELIEAEEHILSRHQQVMFSKEIMSLKRGSLIDRGSRIVGLHPFLDRRGILRVGGRLQNANMSFNQKHPIVLNKSNLTAAIVRSFHLATLHGGNRLTETSTKRKYWVIGLKAAIKKCIRSCPRCIRYKQETAKLIMGNLPDSRVTAMQPFLYTGVDYAGPIWIKCSRNRGQKCFKGYIAIFVCMSTKAIHLEAVSDLSTSAFLAALKRFFSRRGKSAKMYSDNGTNFVGAKNRLDADYKAVIQRNRDVMPVLAEEGVEWHFIPPAAPHQGGIWESGVKSVKHHLRRVIGETRLSYEEMATLLCQIEAVLNSRPLVYMDNEEVESLDFLSPSHFLIGR; encoded by the coding sequence atggagaaagcagAGGGAAAAGAAATCCGCAGCAACATCAGATTAAGCGAAGTGAGGATACCCGAGTTCAGCGGCAAAATTGAGGACTGGGAGTCATTCCATgacttatttaaaaatttggtgcATAATTCGCCTCATTTTTCCGAAGTAGAGAAATTATACAGGCTGAAGGCAGCCATTAAAGGAGACGCAGCTCAACTAATTCAGCATTTAAAAATAACCGACTCCAATTATGAAGCTGCCTTTGAATTATTGAAGAAAAGGTACGCGAATAGGAGATTGATGTTCACGAATTTGTGTGATAAGATTCTGGACCAACCAGTAATGAATAGCGATTCAGCGGCAAGTATAAGACGCATACTTGACACTACCAAAAACTGTGTAATGGCGTTGAGGGGCATGAATGTGTCTACAAAGGATGCTGAACCATTTATTGCCAGAATAATTGTGAGAAAGTTTGATAAGGATGGGTTGCGGCTATATGAGCAACAAGTAAGGAAGCCGAGAGAAATTCAAACTTTGGATgatgtcttagaatttttgcaACAACAATACCTTGCGTTGGAAGCGGCGGGAGAGCAGGAAGTGAACGTGAAGAGAatttatggaaacaaaaataatatgtcAACCAAATTTTGCTACTTTTGTGAGAAAAGTGGGCACGGGGTGATAGAATGCAGGAAGATGTTGGCAATGACACCGGCAGAGAGAAAGCCTGCGGTAGctgcgaaaaaaatttgtttcgtttGTCTTTTACACAGGACAGACAGAAAATGCAATAGTGTTGTGCGCTGCAACAAATGTGGAGGTAATCACCATCATTATCTTCACAATGGTGACCAAAGAAGCGTTAATCAGCAAGTTAATCCCACATCATCTATGGTAATTgagagaaaacaacaacaagttttATTGGCAACAGCATTGGTAAAAGTACGGGCAGCGACGGGAGAATTTGAGTTGCTACGGGCAATGATAGATCAAGGGTCACAGATAACATCAATTTCGGAAGAAGCTTCGCAGATTTTGGGATTgccaaggataaaagaaaaaacggAAATACACGGCTTGGGTGGTACTTTGGTTGGTGTGTCGAAGTACAAAGTGGACTTAGTTATAAAGCCAAGATTTCTTAGCAAACATGTATTCAATTCACAGGCGATGGTACTACCTACGATAATGAGCCAGCAGCCAGGTAAATCCTTCGACATAGATATGAAGCAATGGCGAAACTGTATGTTGGCTGATCCATTCTTCAATAAATCCGATCGCATTGATCTAATAATCGGTGGAGACATTTACGCCGACATAATGGAAAAAGGGCAGAAGAGAGTAAGCGGTCCGTTCTCACAACAAACGAAACTTGGTTGGATAGTATCTGGAGCTCTATCCAATGGAATAAGCAAAGTGGAAAAAGTGCAGGTGGCTGCGACGAACCTTGAACGTTTTTGGGAAGTAGAGGAAGTGGAAGCAGAAGATCAGTGTACAAATGATGACCAGTGGTGCAtgcagaattttgaaaaatcgacCGTTATTCGAGATGATGGTCGATTGATGGTGTCATTACCTTTTAAGGCTGATATGGAACTAGGCGAATCCAAACCGCAAGCAATGGCCAGGTTTTTGAATGGTGAAAAGAAGTTGGAGAAATATCCATCACTAAAAGCTGAATATATAACCTTCATGCGAGAGTATCGGGAACTGGGTCATATGGTGCAAGTACCGATGGAGATGAAAGGAAAATATTACTTACCGCATCAAGCAGTGATCAGAGAAGATAGCCGAATAACGAAAGTGCGAGTGGTGTTTGATGCATCAGCGAAAACATCGAATCAAAGAAGTTTGAATGACATAATGCACACTGGACCTAAACTTCAACGCGATATATTTGATATAATGTTGAAATGGCGTTTATGGAAGTATGTATTGACAGGAGACGTGGAAAAGATGTATCGGCAGATTGTAGTGAGgccagaagatcaagaatatcaaTACATACTTTGGAGAGAGAACAGAGCGGAACCAATAAAGCAATATCGTTTAACAACAGTAACATATGGCATATCAGCGGCGCCGTTTCTGGCAGTAAGGTCACTATTCATGATAGGTGATTACTGCAAAGAGGAGATGgtgaaaaatattataaaagaaGATTTTTATATGGATGACCTCATGACTGGAGCTGATACTGTAAAGGGAAGTCAACATATTCTGCAATCAGTGGCACAGCAGCTGCAGaagtttaattttcatttgagaaaATGGATTTCAAATGACCCTAAAATTACGGAAATTGTAGAAAATCGAGGACGCAATGAAGTTATATCGATTAAAGACGACGAGTCCATAAAAACCTTGGGTGTTGGGTGGGATCCCCATATGGACCACTTTCGATTCAACGTCAGCTTTAGTAATCCTTCACAAATGACAAAGAGAAAAGTACTGTCATTGGTAGCTAGAATTTTCGACCCATTGGGATGGTTATCACCAATAACGGTGGTAGCAAAATTGATCGTTCAGAAGCTGTGGCTGTTAAATATAGATTGGGATGAGACGATACCCGAGGAAATTTTGACGCAATGGCTAGAATTCGCAAATCATTTGGATTCtcttcataaaataaaaatccctAGATGGCTGGGTACATCGACAACTACAAAGTTCGAGCTTCATGGCTTTTCAGACGCGTCCGAGAAAGCATATTCCGCAGTAATATTCATTAAATGTGAAATGAGGGTGACTTTACTAACTGCCAAAAGTAAGGTCAAcccaatcaaaaataaaaagacgCTGCCAAAATTGGAGCTGTGTGGTGCACATCTGTTGGCGAGATTGTTGAATAGGGCAGAGAAAATCATAGGAAGAGAGACGAACGTGTTTGCATGGACTGATTCAACAATCACACTGGGGTGGATCCAAAATAATCGTAGCAAGGACAAATTCATTAAGAATAAGGTGCAGGATATAAATGTGCTTGTACCAACAGCAACATGGAGATATGTTGGCACAAAGGAAAATCCAGCAGATATTGCATCAAGAGGTATTCAACCACATCGGCTAATGGACTATAAGCTATGGTGGAATGGTCCTGAATGGTTGCGGGAGCCTTCAAGTCATTGGCCTGAACTACCACAGAGGACTGCAGTGATAGCATCGACGATGGTAACAACAGAAGTAAATTTTTTGGATGATATAATGACGAGATACTCCAGGTTTTCTAAAATGCGGCGTGTAGTGGCATACGTCATTCGATTTATTGAGAGGACAaggaataaaatcaaaatttctggTGGTTTAGCTGTCCATGAACTTATAGAAGCTGAAGAACATATACTATCACGTCATCAGCAAGTTatgttttctaaagaaattatgTCTTTAAAAAGAGGATCTTTAATTGATCGAGGCAGCCGTATAGTGGGACTACATCCTTTCTTAGACAGAAGAGGCATACTTCGAGTTGGTGGTCGActgcaaaatgcaaatatgtCCTTCAATCAAAAACATCCAATTGTATTGAATAAATCGAATCTGACAGCCGCAATAGTGCGATCGTTTCATCTGGCAACTTTACATGGAGGAAACAGATTGACTGAAACATCCACAAAACGCAAATATTGGGTTATTGGCTTGAAAGCAGCGATAAAAAAGTGTATACGATCGTGTCCAAGATGTATACGGTACAAACAAGAGACAGCGAAGCTGATAATGGGTAACTTGCCAGATTCGAGGGTTACAGCGATGCAACCTTTCTTATATACAGGAGTGGACTACGCTGGACCTATATGGATTAAGTGCTCCAGAAACAGAGGACAAAAGTGTTTTAAAGGATACATTGCTATATTTGTCTGCATGTCAACAAAAGCAATTCATCTGGAAGCTGTGAGCGATTTGTCCACATCAGCATTTTTGGCAGCCTTGAAACGGTTCTTTTCCAGAAGAGGAAAGAGTGCTAAAATGTACAGCGACAATGGGACAAATTTTGTTGGAGCGAAAAATAGACTTGATGCGGACTACAAAGCTGTTATTCAAAGAAATCGAGACGTGATGCCAGTGCTGGCGGAGGAAGGTGTGGAGTGGCATTTTATCCCCCCGGCAGCCCCTCATCAAGGAGGGATTTGGGAGTCTGGCGTGAAATCTGTGAAGCATCATCTGAGACGTGTTATTGGCGAGACCAGATTAAGTTACGAGGAAATGGCCACATTGCTGTGCCAAATCGAAGCGGTTTTAAACTCAAGGCCATTGGTGTATATGGATAATGAAGAAGTGGAATCTCTTGATTTTTTGTCACCGAGTCATTTTCTGATTGGGAGGTAG